One Gadus macrocephalus chromosome 17, ASM3116895v1 genomic window, TCCTCAGAGTAGAGCCTTCGTCCTGGGGGGATCTGAccccctcagccctcctcttcaCTACAGTCTCTCTAGCTTTACATTTAGTTGGCTCCAAATTCATTATTTATGTACCGGGTATGAAACGGAAGAAAGCAAACCGATTGCTGAAAGGTGCTAAAACTAGAGGAAGTTGTGTGACATCACGTCCTGTCTTCTGAGCGCCAGCCTGCTTCCCCTGAGCGGGCTGGCTCAGGGTGGGCTGACGGAGGGCCGTGGTTCTCCTCCAACCACATGAAACGATGGAACCATGCATGAGCCCCAGAGAGGTGGAACCACAACATAAGGCTCCTGATAACTATTCGCCTGAACACACCTCAGAACAGCACCAGCAGAGCTACCGGTTCAACCCATGAAGGAGCTCCGGTTTACACCAGAGGGGGGCgctaggaggagatggagctcaGGTTTACACCAGAGGGGGGCgctaggaggaggtggagctccgGTTTACACCAGAGGGGGGCgctaggaggagatggagctcaGGTTTACACCAGAGGGGGGCgctaggaggagatggagctcaGGTTTACACCAGAGGGGGGCgctaggaggagatggagctccGGTTTACACCAGAGGGGGGCgctaggaggaggtggagctccgGTTTACACCAGAGGGGGGCgctaggaggagatggagctcaGGTTTACACCAGAGGGGGGCgctaggaggagatggagctcaGGTTTACACCAGAGGGGGGCgctaggaggagatggagctccGGTTTACACCAGAGGGGGGCgctaggaggagatggagctcaGGTTTACACCAGAGGGGGGCgctaggaggagatggagctcaGGTTTACACCAGAGGGGGGCgctaggaggaggtggagctcagGTTTACACCAGAGGGGGGCgctaggaggagatggagctcaGGTTTACACCAGAGGGGGGCgctaggaggagatggagctcaGGTTTACACCAGAGGGGGGCgctaggaggagatggagctcaGGTTTACACCAGAGGGGGGCgctaggaggaggtggagctcagGTTTACACCAGAGGGGGGCgctaggaggagatggagctccGGTTTACACCAGAGGGGGGCgctaggaggaggtggagctccgGTTTACACCAGAGGGGGGCgctaggaggaggtggagctcagGTTTACACCAGAGGGGGGCgctaggaggaggtggagctcagGTTTACACCAGAGGGGGGCgctaggaggagatggagctccGGTACAGGCAGAGGCCAGAGAGGTTCTGAGCAGGAGAGTATCTGAGGAGTAACTGAGGAGTATCTGAGGAGGATCTGAGGAGGAGAGTATCTGAGGAGGAGAGTATCTGAGGAGGAGAGTATCTGAGGAGGAGAGTATCTGAGGAGGAGAGTATCTGAGGAGAGAGACCCTTGACCACTCCTCCTAGCTGTAGCTCTACAGtgagccctcctcctcatcctcctcatcctcctcctccccccccctcctcctcatcctcctcatcctcctcttcctcctcctcctcctcttcctcctccccctcctcctcctcgccgtggctcctctctgtgtctcttaaGGCGGTCGTTTCTTCCTGTCTCTTCCAGCTCCTCTCCCAGACGTGAGGCACATGTGAAGCAGACGTATTTAAAGCCTTCCATATCTAACATCTACATGGAGGGCATGGCTGGGgagtggggagtgtgtgtgtgtgtgtgtgtgtgtgtgtgtgtgtgtgtgtgtgtgtgtgtgtgtgtgtgtgtgtgtgtgtgtgtgtgtgtgtgtgtgtgtgtgtgtgtgtgtctcacagcTCTGCTAAGGGAGAGATGGAATTTAACTTGCTCTTCTTTTGATTAGTGGTGGATGTTAGCTCCTATCTGAAGCTGCCAGCTATGCTCCTTggctgcctacacacacacacacacacacacacacacacacacacacacacacacacacacacacacacacacacacacacacacacacacacacacacacgtacatgacacacacacacacacacacacacacacacacacacacacacacacacacacacacacacacacacacacacacacacacacacactatcgtACATGATACACACAGTACAAAAACTCACAACCACTGACACTAGTGAATATACAGACAGGCCTGTGCATGGCCAGACAGTCTTATCATacattagaacacacacacacacacacacacacacacacacacacacacacacacacacacacacacacacacacacacacacacacacacacacaccttcgacTGTAGTTTTTGTCCCTTGCTGTCTTATATCAGTGGCACTTTTTCAAAATGCAGATTCTTAACTTTCACTTGAAAGAATGAAGTACCACCTTCCACCTgcgtctctcccccccaccacctctctctctctctcctctctctcgcccccccccaccgcctctctctctctctctctctctctctctctctctctctctctctctctctctctctctctctctctctctctctctctctctcctctctctctctctctctctctctctctctctctctctcgtttttgTCCTCCTTCGCTCTGCCTCTTCCCTGACTGTCATGCCTCTCTTTATATAATTTCTCCATTATAACACCTGCATGCTTCAGCtagttatgtgtgtgagtgagtatttgtgtgtgtgtgtttgtatgtacagGGGTGTGGTCTCTGGTACTCTTAATGTGGTATGTAATAGTATAGTATTAAACATAGATATATAATTATCTCCTACAGTTGAATTTGTCGAGTATATCACACACAGTGTAATGCATACTATTTATTATACTGTatacaccacccccaccttctccacccccacccccaccatctcaccaccacccccaccttctcaccacccccaccttctccaccaccacccccaccttctccaccaccacccccacctcaccaccaccaccaccccccccacctctcaccacccccccacctctccaccaccaccccccaccttctcaccaccccccacctcaccaccaccaccaccaccccccctcctccaccaccacccccccccccaccaccaccaccaccaccaccaccccccaccccccccaccatctcaccaccacccccacctctcaccacccccaccttcaccaccccccacccccacctcaccaccaccacccccactccaccaccccccccaccttcaccaccaccaccccccaccttccaccacccccacctcaccaccaccacccccaccttcaccaccaccacccccaccttctcaccacccccaccttcaccaccaccaccaccaccaccccccccccaccaccaccacccccctcctccaccaccacccccctcctccaccaccaccaccaccaccaccaccacaccaccctctcaccacccccaccttctcaccacccccacctcaccaccaccacccccaccttcaccaccaccacccccaccttctcaccacccccaccttcaccaccaccaccccccaccttctcaccacccccaccttcaccaccacccccaccatctcaccaccacccccaccttctcaccacccccaccttctcaccaccccaccttcaccaccaccacccccaccttcaccaccaccacccccaccttctcaccacccccaccttcaccaccaccacccccaccttcaccaccaccacccccaccttctcaccacccccaccttcaccaccaccacccccaccttcaccaccaccacccccaccttctccacccccacccccaccttctccaccaccacccccaccatctcaccaccacccccaccttctcaccacccccaccttcaccaccaccacccccaccttcaccaccaccacccccaccttctccaccaccaccaccttcaccaccaccaccaccaccaccccaccaccacccccctcctccaccaccaccaccccctcctccaccaccacccccaccttctccaccaccacccccctcctccaccaccaccaccacccccctccaccaccaccacccccctccaccaccaccaccaccacccctatcctccaccaccaccacccccacccccaccacccccaccttcaccaccaccacccccctcctccaccaccaccaccaccagccctatcctccaccaccaccacccccaccacccccaccttcaccaccaccacccccctcctccaccaccaccaccaccaccaccacctccaccaccaccaccaccaccaccaccaccaccaccaccaccatcacccccaccaccaccaccaccaccaccaccaccacccccaccttcaccaccaccaccaccaccacctccaccatcaccaccaccaccacccccctcctccaccaccaccaccaccaccaccacctccaccatcaccaccaccaccacccccctcctccaccaccaccaccatcaccacccccaccaccaccacctccaccatcaccaccaccaccacccccctcctccaccaccaccaccatcaccaccaccaccacccccctcctccaccaccaccaccatcaccacccccttcctccaccaccactccccttcctccaccaccacccccctcctccaccaccaccacccccttcctccaccaccaccaccaccaccaccactccccttcctccaccacccctctcctccaccaccaccaccaccaccaccacctccaccaccagcagcctttagtggggaggggggagagaagcagagtcgtgggagggagggagggggagggagtagagagggaggggggatggaggagggaggggggagggaggacacaacaagagagagaaggggagacgGCGTCggtgaagagagggagaaaattaAAACAGCAataagtaaagagagagagagggttgagggatagagagagacgagagagagagacaggaagggtgCCCCTCCCTTCATTCCCTGCAGATTGTTCATTGAAATCTCCTCCAGACTGGAGCTGCATTATTCATCCTCCAGTGTTGCACCGTTTACATTCTCACACAACTCTGGGTGGCATTGGTTTCATGTGATCCAGGGTTTGTTCTTCTACCACCTTATTGGCCGGGgtaccacgcacgcacgcacgcacgcacgcacgcacgcacgcacgcacgcacgcacgcacgcacgcacgcacgcacgcacgcacgcacgcacagagcaGTAGTTATGAAAGCAGCACTTCACTCCAAATCCCAGTCCCTCCATGGCCGCTCAGTCCAGAGTCTTTGCTCAAGAtgatcctccaccaccacctccactaccacctccacctccaccaccaccaccaccaccaccacctccaccaccaccacctccaccaccaccacccaccactacCCACCCACCAATTTTTTCACATGCGTCCCCTTTCGTTTCCCACATACTTAGCGTCGTTCTTACTGCAAGGTGCAGTACCGTCTCTGAGCCAGCAGGTGGCAGCCACGCACCACGCCACCGGGCGGCCCGGGCCGTGTCTGAGCCTAATGGCTTGTGGCGGCGGCTGCTTGTGAGTAATACGCTAGGAAAATGCCTTCCATAACCTATTGTTCAcatcggggaggaggaggagggaaaggagggacatgagaaaaacaaacaagtgaagaagaggaggagagatatgaagagagagtgggaggaagGGGTGTGtctgggagggggtgagagagtgaaGCTGGTGAATGTGTGCACGAGTCAGGTCCTCTtctggaggcgggggggggggggagctgggaaTAGAGGCTTGATGTGGTGTAttcagcacgcacacacgtacatacgtgaacgcacaaccacacactcttTAATGGAGGAGGATCCCCCCGTCGCCCCCATGACCAGGAATGGGCGGCGCTCCCGTTCCCAGGAATGTCTGGGGGAGTGAACGGGGAGTGAACGGGGGTCCGCATGCTGTGGATACAGACACTAACGACTCCTCGGCCACAGAAGATGAATTAATTAGTCGCTAAAAACTAGTCGCTAGAATGTGCCGTTTGACCTCAGGACCAACAGTAAACTGTGTTTGCTTCATAACGCATTAAGACCTCCATTACGATTCATATTCAGGTTCTGCTGCTAGTTTAGTCGATGCCTTTATCCAAAGTTTGACCGTAtcgacaggtcattaaggagcaggtaggggttagacggtacagagacaggtcattaaggagcaggtaggggttagacagtacagagacaggtcattgaggagcaggtaggggttagacagtacagagacaggtcattaaggagcaggtaggggttagacagtacagagacaggtcattaaggagcaggtaggggttagacagtacagagacaggtcattaaggagcaggtaggggttagacggtacagagacaggtcattaaggagcaggtaggggttagacggttacagagacaggtcattaaggagcaggtaggggttagacagtacagagacaggtcattgaggagcaggtaggggttagacagtacagagacaggtcattaaggagcaggtaggggttagacagtacagagacaggtcattaaggagcaggtaggggttagacagtacagagacaggtcattaaggagcaggtaggggttagacagtacagagacaggtcattaaggagcaggtaggggttagacagtacagagacaggtcattacggagcaggtaggggttagacggtacagagacaggtcattaaggagcaggtaggggttagacagtacagagacaggtcattaaggagcaggtaggggttaggcagtacagagacaggtcattaaggagcaggtaggggttagacggttacagagacaggtcattaaggagcaggtaggggttagacagtacagagacaggtcattgaggagcaggtaggggttagacagtacagagacaggtcattaaggagcaggtaggggttagacagtacagagacaggtcattaaggagcaggtaggggttagacagtacagagacaggtcattaaggagcaggtaggggttagacagtacagagacaggtcattaaggagcaggtaggggttagacagtacagagacaggtcattacggagcaggtagtggttagacagtacagagacaggtcattaaggagcaggtgggggttagacagtacagagacaggtcattacggagcaggtagtggttagacagtacagagacaggtcattaaggagcaggtaggggttagacagtacagagacaggtcattaaggagcaggtaggggttagacggtccagagacaggtcattaaggagcaggtaggggttagacggtacagagacaggtcattaaggagcaggtaggggttagacggtccagagacaggtcattaaggagcaggtaggggatagacagtacagagacaggtcattaaggagcaggtaggggttagacagtacagagacaggtaggggatagacagtacagagacaggtcattaaggagcaggtaggggttagacagtacagagacaggtcattaaggagcaggtgggggttagacagtacagagacaggtcattaaggagcaggtaggggttagacggtccagagacaggtcattaaggggcaggtaggggttggacagagacaggtcattaaggagcaggtaggggttagacagtacagagacaggtcattaaggagcaggtaggggttagacggtccagagacaggtcattaaggggcaggtaggggttagacggtccagagacaggtcgttaaggagcaggtaggggttagacggtccagagacaggtcattaaggagcaggtaggggttagacagtacagagacaggtcattatggagcaggtaggggttagacagtacagagacaggtcattaaggagcaggtaggggttagacagtacagagacaggtcattaaggagcaggtaggggttagacagtacagagacgggtcattaaggggcaggtgggggttagacagtacagagacaggtcattatggagcaggtaggggttagacagtacagagacaggtcattatggagcaggtaggggttagacagagagaggtcattaaggagcaggtaggggttagacagtacagagacaggtcattaaggagcaggtaggggttagacagtacagagacaggtcattaaggagcaggtaggggttagacggtccagagacaggtcattaaggagcaggtaggggttagacagtacagagacaggtcattatggagcaggtaggggttagacagtacagggacaggtcattaaggagcaggtaggggttagacagtacagagacaggtcattaaggagcaggtaggggttagacggtccagagacaggtcattaaggagcaggtaggggttagacagtatagagacaggtcattatggagcaggtaggggttggacggtccagagacaggtcaatagggagcaggtaggggttagacggtccagagacaggtcaataaggggcaggtaggggttagacagtacagagacaggtcattaaggagcaggtaggggttagacggtccagagacaggtcattaaggagcaggtaggggttagatggtccagagacaggtcattaaggagcaggtaggggttagacggtccagagacaggtcaatagggagcaggtaggggttggacagtccagagacaggtcattaaggggcaggtgggggttagacggtccagagacaggtcattaaggagcaggtaggggttagacggtccagagacaggtcaatagggagcaggtaggggttggacggtccagagacaggtcattaaggggcaggtaggggttagacggtccagagacaggtcgttaaggagcaggtaggggttagacggtccagagacaggtcattaaggagcaggtaggggttagacagagagagaggtcattaaggagggggtaggggttaggcagtacagagacaggtcaatagggagcaggtaggggttggacggtccagagacaggtcattaaggggcaggtgggggttaggcagtacagagacaggtcaatagGTAGTGTCCTCTGCGTATCTCTCTTCTGTCTGGGGTCCCACCCCCAGCCGGGGGTAGAGCGGCTCATCAACGCCTCGCTGCCGGTGGCTCAGGTTTGGAAGGTTAAGCATCGTGATTTATGATTCTGTAACGAGGAGGGCCTTCAGAATACCACGAGAACCAATCAACACTTGGAACAATGTGCCCACCCACCTTCGACTCTTAGACACtctcttctcactctctctctgctgctgttgctcgCTCACTCGCTGCGCTTGATTTGCATCTCTTAGACGTGGACGAGCCCGTCCAGATGTAGAGGTGCTGCCTTACCATCTGTGTCTGCATGGCTTCATCTTCATAATGAGTCTGCTGTAGAAGGAGCTCATGTGGGTTAGCGTgcactcagacacacgcacacagacacgcacacacacacattcgcgcCCCTTCCCACGGAGGCGGGAATGAAGAGACCCCCTTCCCAGGTGTAGTCATAGTGtgtatgcatacacatatacactcacGTGCACAAGCATGCAAAACCACgtattcacacagacacacacgtatgtgTCATCGCACGCACAACTGAGGACCAAAGAAATAACTCCCAGGAAAAGGCCCACGTGCACACAGGAAAAGGCCCACGTGCACACAGGAAAAGGCCCACGTGCTCACACGAAAAGGCCCACACGTGCACAGCCATGTGGAGGCGAGGCGTACTTCTTCTTCTAACGTATGACGATGAGTAACACACAGCTCTGACACTATACCAACCGACGATGATGATGTATGACCATAGCATGAAGTCGGCGTTATGTTAGCCTTAACGTCACCTGGTTTGTTTGATGTAACCTGATGTTAGCCTGATGCTACCATAATGTCTGTGTGATGTAGCCAGGTGTTAGCCTGATGCTACCATCATGTCTGTTTGATGTAGCCAGGTGTTAGCCTGATGTTACCATCATGTCTGTTTGATGTAGCCTGGTGTTAGCCTGATGCTACCACCATGTCTGTTTGATGTAGCCTGGTGTTAGCCTGATGCTACCATAATGTCTGTTTGATGTAGCCGGGTGTTAGCCTGATGCTACCATAATGTCTGTTTGATGTAGCCTGATGTTAGCCTGATGCTACCATAATGTCTGTTGTCTTTGTCCGTGTTGTTTCAACAACAGTACAATCCA contains:
- the LOC132445610 gene encoding LOW QUALITY PROTEIN: basic proline-rich protein-like (The sequence of the model RefSeq protein was modified relative to this genomic sequence to represent the inferred CDS: inserted 6 bases in 4 codons; deleted 3 bases in 2 codons), whose protein sequence is STTPTSPPPPPPSPPPPPPXSPPPPSPPPPPPPPPSPPPPSPPPPPTFSPPPPSPPPPPPPSPPPPPPSPPPPPPSPPPPSPPPPPPSPPPPPPXSPPPPSPPPPPPSPPPPPPSPPPPPPSPPPPPPSTTTPTFSPPPPSPPPPPPSPPPPPPSPPPPPSPPPPPPPHHHPPPPPPPPPPPPPPPPSPPPPPSSTNPPPPPPPPPPPPPSPPPPPSSTTTTTSPILHHHHPHHPHLHHHHPPPPPPPPPPPPPPPPPPPPPPPPPPSPPPPPPPPPPPPPPSPPPPPPPPPSPPPPXPPPPPPPPPPPPPPSPPPPXPPPPPPPPSPPPPPPPPPSPPPP